The sequence below is a genomic window from Paenibacillus silvisoli.
AGCAGCTCAAGCAGCGTCTCGCGATTCATCCGCAGCGACTGCAGCTCCGGCAGCTCGACCTCCACCGGCGAGCTGCTGATTACCGTGCAGCCCCCGCCCTGCTTGATCTCGATATAGCCCATCGCCTTCAGCGCGCTGAGCGCTTCGCGCATCGTCGAGCGGCCGACGCCGAACTGCTCGGACATCTCCTTCGTCGACGGCAGCTTGTCGCCGACCTTCAGCTTGCCGTCGATGACGAGCCGCTTCAGCTGCTCCGCGATTTCCTCGTAATGGTTGCGTTTTGAAATACGGGTGACTTCCATCGTTTCGGTTCCCTTCTTCTTCTACGATCGATCGATAGAATACATTATCCGACGATTATAGCATAGACGACGCCAGGTCCGTGCACGCCGATCGTCAAATCGTTCTCGATATCGGCCGACCGCGAAGGACCGGATATAAAATGAATGCCGGCAGGCAAATGCTCGCGTCCCATCCGGTCAAAATTGACCAGCACTTGGCCAAGCCTCGTATGGAGCCGCTCGACAGGGATAATCGCCATCAGCACGGTCGGCAGCAAGCTGACCGATCGTCCTTTGTCCTTTGATGATAATACGGTAATGGAGCCCGTGTATGCAGCGGCATAGTCGGCAACGACGACGCCGAAATCGGCCTCGGCCGCGCGCGCCTTCCAATGCTCGTTCGGATCGCTGTTCCATACCGAAATAGACGCATCCGGAAGTGCCGCTTCCAAGCCAAGCTCGTTCAGCTCCGGCTGGTTTTGGCGAACGATATATTGGGCGCTCATTTCGCTGGCTTTGCCCGCGATGAACGATTTGACCGCTTCCATGTCCGGCAGCCGAACGGGGTGCCCGCCGACCGCCTTGAAATTATCCATAAACCGGGCGATCCGCTCCTCGAGCGGCCACTCGAATTCCTTCCAAAAATCCGGCGCTCCCCGGAACGGGTGCGCAGGCGGTTCGATCTCCCGCGGACGTCTCAGCTTCGCCGAGATGCCGTCGATGAAGCCGGCCTGTTTGGCGCGCGACTTCGCATCCAATTCGTCCAGCCATGCTTGATGCTGCTCTGATCTAGCCATGATGTCCGTGTCCTCCTTTGCCGCCAGCCTGGCCGTTTGCGCGATCGCGCACGATCGCTTCCATACGGCTCTTCATGGCCGGGTCCATATCCTTCAAGCCGTGCCGGATCTCCTGCTCCATCGTCGGCCACTTCTCGCGGAACGATTCGCTCGCCAACGACGGCGCTACGCGGTACGTGTTCCAGCCCTTAAGCGGGCCGACCTTCAGTGAGATGCCGCCGTCGCGCACAACGAGCTTTTGCCCCAGCTGGCCGAGCTTCAGCACCGCTTTGAACCGCTTCGAGCTGCGCATGATCTTCGCAAAGCCTTTCATGCCGAGCGCCTCGAGCTTGTCGCCGCGGCCGGCTTCCAGCTTCCGTCTGCGCAGGTAGACCAGCATTTCGTGCAGCGGGATTTTGACCGGACAAGCTTCGTAGCAGGCGCCGCAGAGACTGGATGCATTGGCGATGTCGTCCCACTCTGCCACGTTCTTCTTCAGCGCCGGCGTCAGCACCGCGCCGATCGGCCCGCTATAGGTGCCGCCGTAAGCGTGGCCGCCGATATGGCGGTACACCGGGCAGGCGTTCAAGCATGCACCGCAGCGGATGCAGTTGAGCAGTTCCTGAAACTCCGGATCGCCGAGCTGCAGCGAACGGCCGTTGTCGACGATAATGATGTGCATGTCGTCCGGACCGTCCGCATCAGCCTCACGACGAGGTCCGGAAATGCCGGACATGTAGACGGTGAGCTTTTGCCCCGTTGCCGAACGCGGCAGCAGCGTCGCCATCACTTCCAAGTCCGCGAAGGACGGAATGATGCGCTCCATGCCCATCAGCGTAATTTGCGTTTTCGGAATGGTCGTCACCATCCGCGCGTTGCCTTCGTTTTCGAACAGCACCATCGAGCCCGTCTCGGCAATGGCAAAATTGCAGCCCGTCATGCCGATATCCGCTTCCAAAAACTTCTCGCGCAGCTTGCGGCGGACGAAGCCCGCCAAAATCTGCGTATCCGGCGCGAGCGTCTCCCCGGCATCGGCCGACAGCAGCTCGGCAATCTGGTACCGGTTCTTGTGAATCGCCGGAATGATAATATGCGACGGCGTTTCCCCCGCCAATTGAATGATATATTCGCCAAGGTCGGTCTCGATCGCCTCGACCCCGATCGACTCCAGCGCCGTGTTCAGGTGAAGCTCCTCCGTCACCATCGACTTGGACTTCACGACCGAGCGCGCTTCCACATGCTTCGCGATGTCGAGCGAAATGGCTACCGCTTCCGCCGCCGTCTCGGCAAAATGCACATGAACGCCGTTCGCCCGCGCGTTGTTCACGAACAGATTCAAATAATAATCCAGATGCGCGATCGTATGCAGCCGGATTTGCCGCCCGCGCTCGCGCCAATCATCCCAGTTGCCGTGATCCTCGGCCGCTTTCTCCTTGCCCGTACGCAGCCGCTCCGTCGTAAACCGAACCGCTTTACGCAGAAAATCGTTGTTTAGCGCCAAATCCGCCCGTTCTTTGACGGAATTGCCGCCCGCAGTCGCCGCTCCGCTCATGCACCCTTCACTCCTTCATAAAGAAGCTCCGCCAAGTGCATGACGCGCACTGGCTTGTTCCGGTAACGCAAATTGCCCGCGATGTTCATGAGGCAGGCCATGTCGAGCCCGACGAGCACCTCGGCTTCGGTCTCCAGGACGTGGTCGGTCTTCTCGGTCACCATCGCGCCGGAAATGTCCGACATTTTCACCGCGAACGTTCCCCCGAAACCGCAGCAATCGTTGGCAAAAGGAAGCGGGACAAGCTCCATCCCCTTCACCTGCTCCATCAGCAGCAAAGGCTCTTCTTTGACGCCGAGCAAACGGCTGCCGTGGCAGGACGGATGGTACGTCACTTTGTGCGGGAAATTCGCGCCGACGTCGGTGACGCCGAGCACTTGGACGAGAAACTGCGTGAATTCGAATGATTTTTGCTGCAGCTTGATCGCTTTATCCAGCATGACCGGGTCGTTCTCGAACAGCTTCGGATAGTGATGGATCATGCCCGTGCAGGAACCGGATGGGGAAATGACGAAATCGGAATCCTCGAATGCCGCCAAAATCGTGCTCGCCGTCTCTCTCGCTTCGTCCCAATAGCCGCTGTTGAACGCAGGCTGGCCGCAGCAGGTTTGCACGGTCGGGAAGTGGAGCGTTACGCCGTATCTCGCAAGCAGGCGCACCATTGCCTCGCCCACCGGCGGGAACAAGGCATCGCTTAAACAAGTAATAAATAAGGACACTTTCACGTTCGAAGGCACCTCGCCGTCTGTAATTGTTATGATATCATTTTATCAGGTTGTCAGACATGTTGGCAATGGGAAAATGTCTATGGTTGTCTCACCAAACACAAAACAGGCTGCATACCTGCCGTCAAGCAGGTATACAGCCTGTTCTACTAATCAAACAACTACACCGTCGACAATGCGACCTGCGTCCGCTCCGCCAGCTGCGTCCGCATCTCCTGCGAAAGCCGCTGATCGGTGATGATCGCGTCGATCTCGCTCAGCTCCGCGACATGCGTGAACGCCTGCACGCCGAACTTGCTGGCGTCGGCGAGCAAGATCACCTCGTCGGCCATGCCGATCATCTTCTGCTTGATGCGCGCCTGCAGCTCATTGGACTCGCTGATGCCGCGATCCAGATGAACGCCTTTGCAGGAGAGAAATACTTTATCGACATGGTAAAGGTCCAGCGACCGTTCCGCCAGCGGCCCGACATAGGACAATGAACGCTGCGCCAGCAGGCCGCCCGTGGAAATGACCTCGATGCGCTCCTTGCTCGCGAGCTCCGTCGCCACTTTGATGGAATTGGTCAGCACCGTCAGCGGAAAATCCGGCAAATACGACGCCATATACCACGCGGTGGAGCTGGCGTCCAGCAAAATGCGGTCCTTCGGACGAATGAGCTTGACCGCCTCCTCGGCAATGCGCCGCTTCTCCTCCGCGAACGTAATTTCCCGTTCCGCATACGGAATTTCCGGCTGCTGCTGCGGCGGCGCATCCTTCACGCTAACCGCGCCGCCATGCGAGCGGCGAAGCCGTCCGGCCTGTTCCAAGCGGTCCAGATCGCGGCGGATCGTCTCCTCCGTCACCTGGCACAGCTCGCTCAGCTCGGTCACCCGAATGCTGCCCCGTTCGTTTACCAGTCTTACTATTTTCTCATAACGCTCTGCAACCAGCATAGTCATCCTCTTCTCGCGTATTGCTTCTATTACGAAAGCCCAGTCAGCGCGCGGAACTTCCCGTACGCCTCTTCCCACGTCTGACGTTCCCGCGGCTCATAGACAAAGACCGGGAACGAATCCCGAATCACCTTGCGCGCTTCCCAAATATCCGACAGCTCGCCTTGGGCGATCCACTGCACGACGAGGTTGCCCAACGCGCTTCCTTCGACCGGGCCGGCCCAAACCGGCTTGCCGATCGCGTTCGCCGACCATTGGCAGAGCAGCGCATTTTGAATGCCGCCGCCGACCATATGAAGGCCGCTGAACGATTTGCCCGACAACCGTTCTGTTAATTCAAGCACATAACGGTATTTGAGCGCAAGGCTTTCCAGGATGCAGCGGACGATTTCGCCCGGCGTTTCCGGCGGGGTTTGCCCCGTCGAGACGCAATACTGGCGAATGCGCGAAGGCATGTCGCCCGCATGCAGAAACATCGGATCGTCCGGCTCGATGAGCGCACCGAAAGCTGGCGCCTTCTCCGCCATCGCCACAAGCTCAGGGAAACTGTACGACTGCCCGGCACGCTCCCACGCCCGGCGGCTTTCCTGCAGCACCCACAGTCCCATAATATTTTTGAGCAAACGGTACGTACCGTACGCCCCGCCCTC
It includes:
- a CDS encoding LutC/YkgG family protein, translating into MARSEQHQAWLDELDAKSRAKQAGFIDGISAKLRRPREIEPPAHPFRGAPDFWKEFEWPLEERIARFMDNFKAVGGHPVRLPDMEAVKSFIAGKASEMSAQYIVRQNQPELNELGLEAALPDASISVWNSDPNEHWKARAAEADFGVVVADYAAAYTGSITVLSSKDKGRSVSLLPTVLMAIIPVERLHTRLGQVLVNFDRMGREHLPAGIHFISGPSRSADIENDLTIGVHGPGVVYAIIVG
- a CDS encoding LutB/LldF family L-lactate oxidation iron-sulfur protein — translated: MSGAATAGGNSVKERADLALNNDFLRKAVRFTTERLRTGKEKAAEDHGNWDDWRERGRQIRLHTIAHLDYYLNLFVNNARANGVHVHFAETAAEAVAISLDIAKHVEARSVVKSKSMVTEELHLNTALESIGVEAIETDLGEYIIQLAGETPSHIIIPAIHKNRYQIAELLSADAGETLAPDTQILAGFVRRKLREKFLEADIGMTGCNFAIAETGSMVLFENEGNARMVTTIPKTQITLMGMERIIPSFADLEVMATLLPRSATGQKLTVYMSGISGPRREADADGPDDMHIIIVDNGRSLQLGDPEFQELLNCIRCGACLNACPVYRHIGGHAYGGTYSGPIGAVLTPALKKNVAEWDDIANASSLCGACYEACPVKIPLHEMLVYLRRRKLEAGRGDKLEALGMKGFAKIMRSSKRFKAVLKLGQLGQKLVVRDGGISLKVGPLKGWNTYRVAPSLASESFREKWPTMEQEIRHGLKDMDPAMKSRMEAIVRDRANGQAGGKGGHGHHG
- a CDS encoding (Fe-S)-binding protein; translated protein: MKVSLFITCLSDALFPPVGEAMVRLLARYGVTLHFPTVQTCCGQPAFNSGYWDEARETASTILAAFEDSDFVISPSGSCTGMIHHYPKLFENDPVMLDKAIKLQQKSFEFTQFLVQVLGVTDVGANFPHKVTYHPSCHGSRLLGVKEEPLLLMEQVKGMELVPLPFANDCCGFGGTFAVKMSDISGAMVTEKTDHVLETEAEVLVGLDMACLMNIAGNLRYRNKPVRVMHLAELLYEGVKGA
- a CDS encoding DeoR/GlpR family DNA-binding transcription regulator, which encodes MLVAERYEKIVRLVNERGSIRVTELSELCQVTEETIRRDLDRLEQAGRLRRSHGGAVSVKDAPPQQQPEIPYAEREITFAEEKRRIAEEAVKLIRPKDRILLDASSTAWYMASYLPDFPLTVLTNSIKVATELASKERIEVISTGGLLAQRSLSYVGPLAERSLDLYHVDKVFLSCKGVHLDRGISESNELQARIKQKMIGMADEVILLADASKFGVQAFTHVAELSEIDAIITDQRLSQEMRTQLAERTQVALSTV